The proteins below come from a single Oscillatoria salina IIICB1 genomic window:
- the hpsJ-B gene encoding hormogonium polysaccharide biosynthesis protein HpsJ gives MNNAGAASPTAFALKIVGAILIISSLLDWTLLAIPFQMQNRGWQIQFISQIVDRGIIPMVGMAFLLAGYWMEDRLSGGDGKLGLRLVTFILASLLGLFFLLVIPVHLNNLRVQRGEALQQIEQRAAQAETQLEAQSAQINALLEDPQRLQQLDQALASDRLQGPQREQLEQIRQQIEDLQQDPAALEQRVSQAQNQLGERRLELESQAKNQVIESGVSTGVSSLLLAIGYIAIGWSGLKSMGGTQAPRRKASMR, from the coding sequence ATGAATAACGCTGGTGCTGCTTCACCTACTGCATTTGCCCTTAAAATAGTCGGAGCAATTTTGATTATCTCCTCTTTGCTCGACTGGACTTTGTTAGCGATTCCTTTTCAAATGCAGAATCGCGGTTGGCAAATACAATTTATTAGCCAAATTGTCGATCGCGGTATTATTCCTATGGTCGGGATGGCTTTCCTCCTCGCCGGGTATTGGATGGAAGATCGCCTCAGTGGTGGTGATGGCAAATTAGGTTTAAGATTGGTAACATTTATTCTTGCCAGTCTCTTAGGATTATTTTTTCTCCTGGTTATTCCCGTACATTTGAATAATTTGCGCGTCCAAAGAGGGGAAGCTTTGCAACAAATTGAACAAAGAGCCGCCCAAGCGGAAACTCAACTTGAAGCTCAATCCGCCCAAATTAATGCTTTACTAGAAGACCCTCAAAGGTTACAACAATTAGACCAAGCTTTAGCTAGCGATCGATTACAAGGACCGCAGCGAGAGCAGCTTGAACAAATCAGACAACAAATTGAAGATTTACAGCAAGATCCCGCCGCTTTAGAACAACGAGTTTCTCAGGCTCAAAATCAACTCGGCGAACGGAGGCTGGAATTGGAATCGCAAGCAAAAAACCAAGTTATCGAATCTGGTGTAAGTACAGGCGTAAGCAGCTTACTTTTGGCGATCGGCTATATTGCTATTGGCTGGAGTGGCTTGAAAAGTATGGGGGGAACCCAAGCTCCTCGTCGTAAAGCTTCGATGAGGTAA
- a CDS encoding glycosyltransferase family 2 protein produces the protein MFSIYILTYNEELEIAPCLESALLSDDVVVVDSYSSDRTVEIASRYPVRIVQHAFESHGKQRTWMLREVPTQHDWVYILEADERMTKELFAECLQALKSDTYVGYYVAERVMFMNRWIPHCTQYPRYQMRLFRKDKVWFDDYGHTEREVCDGATDFLKQTYPHYTSGKGFSRWIDKHNRYSTDEAKETLRQLKEGQVDWQKLFFGSSEVERRRALKDFSLRLPFRPLVRFVYMYFFLGGFLDGRAGFTWCTLQAFYEYLIVLKVWELQQQDPPNDSFEEETVSRETSIGSSS, from the coding sequence ATGTTTTCGATTTATATCCTGACCTATAACGAGGAGTTAGAAATAGCCCCTTGTCTTGAATCAGCCCTACTGTCTGATGATGTGGTAGTTGTCGATTCCTACAGTAGCGATCGCACTGTGGAAATTGCTAGTCGCTATCCGGTTCGGATAGTGCAGCACGCTTTTGAAAGTCATGGTAAACAGCGAACTTGGATGCTGCGTGAGGTTCCCACTCAACACGATTGGGTTTATATCCTTGAGGCTGATGAACGGATGACTAAGGAGTTGTTTGCTGAATGTCTCCAAGCACTCAAGTCGGATACTTATGTCGGTTACTACGTTGCCGAACGGGTGATGTTTATGAATCGCTGGATTCCTCATTGTACTCAGTATCCCCGCTACCAAATGCGTTTGTTCCGTAAAGACAAGGTTTGGTTTGATGATTACGGTCACACTGAACGGGAAGTTTGCGACGGTGCCACGGATTTTCTCAAACAAACTTATCCTCACTACACCAGTGGTAAAGGTTTTAGCCGTTGGATTGACAAACACAATCGCTATTCCACTGATGAAGCTAAAGAAACCCTGCGTCAGTTAAAAGAAGGTCAGGTCGATTGGCAAAAATTGTTCTTTGGCAGTTCGGAGGTTGAAAGAAGACGTGCTTTAAAAGACTTCTCTTTGCGTTTGCCTTTTCGACCTTTGGTGCGTTTTGTCTATATGTACTTTTTTCTGGGAGGGTTTCTCGACGGGCGTGCGGGCTTTACTTGGTGTACTTTGCAGGCTTTCTACGAATATCTGATTGTTCTCAAAGTTTGGGAACTTCAGCAACAAGATCCTCCTAATGATTCTTTTGAAGAAGAAACTGTTTCGCGAGAAACCTCAATCGGTTCTTCGTCGTAG
- a CDS encoding DUF502 domain-containing protein, whose translation MIQRLKQNLKNDLIAGLLVVIPLATTIWLTYTISTWVIDFLTRIPKQLNPFDSLHPILTNLLNLVVGLAVPLTFILLIGLMARNIVGRWLLDVGERVLQAIPFAGSIYKTLKQLLETLLKDSNNKFRRVVLVEYPRRGMWAIAFVTGGVSNELQPDLSDEMISLFIPTTPNPTTGWYAIVPESDVINLSLSIEDAFKVLISGGIVTPTNTMPISLPDNYQNHAKTPLSQLSEEKRQAIPLEEER comes from the coding sequence GTGATCCAACGCTTAAAACAAAATTTAAAAAATGACCTAATTGCGGGTCTGCTGGTAGTAATCCCACTAGCCACAACCATTTGGCTAACTTATACCATTTCTACCTGGGTAATCGATTTTCTCACCCGGATACCAAAGCAACTTAATCCTTTTGACAGTCTGCACCCGATTTTAACCAATCTACTCAATTTAGTGGTAGGTTTAGCTGTGCCATTAACGTTTATTTTGTTAATTGGCTTAATGGCTCGGAATATTGTCGGGCGATGGTTATTGGATGTAGGCGAGCGAGTTTTGCAAGCGATCCCTTTTGCCGGGTCAATATACAAAACTCTCAAACAATTGCTAGAAACACTGCTCAAAGATTCTAATAATAAGTTTCGTCGAGTGGTGTTGGTAGAATATCCGCGCCGAGGAATGTGGGCGATCGCCTTTGTGACGGGTGGAGTCAGTAACGAACTTCAGCCAGATTTGTCTGATGAGATGATTAGTCTGTTTATCCCGACTACACCGAATCCAACCACAGGTTGGTATGCGATCGTTCCTGAATCAGACGTGATTAATCTCTCGCTCTCAATCGAAGATGCTTTTAAAGTGTTAATCTCTGGTGGAATTGTTACTCCTACTAACACAATGCCGATTTCTCTCCCCGATAATTACCAAAATCACGCCAAAACTCCCCTCTCTCAGTTGTCTGAAGAAAAACGTCAAGCTATACCCCTGGAAGAAGAAAGGTGA
- the pgl gene encoding 6-phosphogluconolactonase: MKKVVEVLPDKQGLIERSLSLILAKIQAAIAERGICTIALAGGSTPKPIYQAIATQNLPWDKIHVFWGDERYVPPDRPDSNQKMTREAWLNTVKIPAANIHPMPTLGADPQADAAKHDTELREFFGIEPGDYPIFDLILLGMGDDGHTASLFPHTEALSVSDRLVTVGNKDGEPRLSFTVPLINHARCVIFIVAGANKQTALERVFAPEASELTYPARLIAPTGELWWLLDESAGANLKN; the protein is encoded by the coding sequence ATGAAAAAAGTTGTTGAAGTTTTACCAGATAAGCAAGGTTTAATTGAGCGATCGCTCTCACTGATTTTGGCAAAAATTCAAGCGGCGATCGCTGAACGCGGGATTTGTACGATCGCTTTGGCTGGTGGTAGTACGCCAAAACCAATTTATCAAGCGATCGCGACGCAAAATTTGCCTTGGGACAAGATTCACGTTTTTTGGGGTGATGAACGTTATGTTCCCCCAGATCGTCCTGATAGTAATCAAAAGATGACTCGTGAAGCTTGGTTAAACACAGTGAAGATCCCCGCCGCGAATATTCATCCGATGCCTACTTTAGGGGCAGATCCCCAGGCTGATGCGGCGAAACATGATACAGAATTACGTGAATTTTTTGGAATTGAACCTGGAGACTATCCCATTTTCGATCTAATCTTATTGGGAATGGGAGATGATGGACATACAGCAAGTTTGTTTCCACACACTGAGGCTCTTTCAGTTAGCGATCGCTTGGTGACGGTGGGTAACAAAGATGGTGAACCTCGTTTGAGTTTTACTGTTCCCCTGATTAACCATGCCCGTTGTGTAATATTTATTGTTGCGGGAGCAAATAAGCAAACTGCCCTGGAACGAGTTTTCGCCCCAGAAGCTTCGGAACTGACTTATCCTGCCCGTTTAATTGCCCCTACAGGCGAACTTTGGTGGCTTTTGGATGAATCAGCCGGAGCGAATCTAAAAAACTAG
- the ftsY gene encoding signal recognition particle-docking protein FtsY: MFNWFRRQFSDRAKTEQDEEKQSQTQPPQTEAESAVDEQAETTSTQESEEALNWAKAAYKSIQQRKLKEKAELEASQSQTSEVAASKPETETITTAETETVEKVTTEAETETKVEETAPEVKTETTTQPVSLTEEETKVEETAPEVKTETTTQPVSLTEEETKVEETAPESASVGEETTTQPVSVTEEETKVEETAPESASVVEETTTQPAKPVPAWMRKSDGLERLRETAIEEEPATPVAATAETETGVDFDEEFIWSAQVLASQGRSPEDVSEEEISWLKRLRQGLGKTRRGLINQLKSIVGQGPLNQDAVMEIEALLLQADVGVEATDYIIETLQDKLREEALPPEQAIAYLKQILRDLLDRPLQDTETTVFVPEKDILNIWLITGVNGAGKTTTIGKLAHLANKSGYTTTIAAADTFRAAAVEQVKAWGDRSNTPVIANPGKNTDPAAVVFDAITAAQSRNIELLLVDTAGRLQNKKNLMEELAKIRRVIDRKAPQARIESLLVLDATLGQNGLRQAQVFSEAAKLSGVVLTKLDGTAKGGVALAVTQQMNLPIRFIGAGEGIEDLRPFSSYEFVEALLNG, encoded by the coding sequence GTGTTTAATTGGTTTCGCCGACAGTTCAGCGATCGCGCTAAAACAGAACAAGACGAAGAAAAACAATCACAAACTCAGCCTCCTCAGACAGAGGCAGAATCTGCTGTTGATGAGCAAGCTGAGACTACTTCCACTCAAGAAAGTGAAGAGGCTCTTAATTGGGCGAAAGCTGCTTATAAAAGTATTCAGCAGCGCAAACTTAAGGAAAAAGCTGAGTTAGAAGCAAGTCAGTCTCAAACCTCTGAAGTTGCTGCTAGCAAACCAGAAACGGAAACTATTACCACAGCAGAAACGGAAACTGTTGAGAAAGTAACTACAGAAGCAGAAACAGAAACGAAGGTTGAGGAAACAGCTCCTGAAGTAAAAACGGAAACTACGACTCAACCAGTATCTTTAACTGAAGAGGAAACAAAGGTTGAGGAAACAGCTCCTGAAGTAAAAACGGAAACTACAACTCAACCAGTATCTTTAACTGAAGAGGAAACAAAGGTTGAGGAAACAGCTCCTGAATCAGCCTCAGTGGGAGAAGAAACTACGACTCAACCAGTATCCGTAACTGAAGAGGAAACAAAGGTTGAGGAAACAGCTCCTGAATCAGCCTCAGTGGTAGAAGAAACTACGACTCAACCAGCCAAACCAGTTCCCGCGTGGATGCGGAAATCAGATGGTTTAGAACGCTTGCGGGAAACTGCGATTGAAGAAGAACCAGCAACTCCCGTAGCTGCAACAGCAGAAACAGAAACAGGTGTTGACTTTGATGAAGAGTTTATTTGGTCAGCACAAGTTTTAGCAAGTCAAGGGCGATCGCCGGAAGATGTTTCGGAAGAAGAAATTAGCTGGCTGAAGCGACTGCGACAGGGGCTTGGTAAAACTCGCCGAGGTTTGATTAATCAGTTAAAATCAATCGTTGGTCAAGGTCCGCTCAATCAAGATGCAGTAATGGAAATTGAAGCCTTACTGTTACAAGCGGATGTAGGGGTTGAAGCGACAGATTACATTATCGAAACCTTACAAGACAAACTACGAGAGGAAGCTTTACCTCCAGAACAGGCGATCGCCTATTTAAAACAAATTTTACGCGATTTGCTCGATCGCCCTCTCCAAGATACCGAAACTACTGTTTTTGTCCCCGAAAAGGATATCCTGAATATTTGGCTGATTACGGGTGTCAATGGGGCAGGGAAAACTACTACTATTGGTAAATTAGCTCATTTAGCCAATAAATCTGGCTACACCACCACGATCGCGGCGGCTGATACTTTCCGCGCTGCGGCTGTCGAACAGGTGAAAGCTTGGGGCGATCGCTCAAATACACCTGTAATTGCTAATCCCGGTAAAAATACTGACCCAGCAGCAGTGGTTTTTGATGCGATTACCGCCGCCCAATCTCGTAACATTGAGTTACTGCTTGTGGATACTGCCGGACGGTTACAAAACAAGAAAAACTTGATGGAGGAATTGGCAAAAATTCGTCGCGTGATCGACCGCAAAGCTCCCCAGGCGAGAATCGAATCACTTTTAGTTTTGGATGCTACTCTCGGTCAAAACGGCTTGCGTCAAGCACAAGTCTTTTCGGAAGCAGCTAAATTGAGTGGGGTGGTCTTGACAAAACTTGATGGAACTGCTAAAGGTGGTGTTGCCTTAGCTGTTACCCAACAAATGAATTTACCAATTCGTTTTATTGGGGCAGGAGAAGGAATTGAAGATTTACGTCCTTTTTCCAGTTATGAGTTTGTCGAAGCCTTACTAAATGGTTAA
- a CDS encoding PP2C family protein-serine/threonine phosphatase, translating into MTAAPLPRHQLSPDLNHSDGNLIAEGTPILALKELVANLHREQRKVQNLLSSLGFALRSFNNLNQFLELIPLMATRVTDADGGALILFKPNGQIRLERLHCVEGNTCQDIRQALEQAIKAATVDRQASQNESFTDRLDEQLKEILGSQVHSFGTPILVKSVERGRLYIFSGDRDYLWTPTRQKLVQLVADQTAVAIANHELTVELRKKERLDRELEIASEIQLQLLPRKCPKIKGVELAAACKTANRVGGDYYDFIPANYDQLKFQQENEEEEVTSVPWSIVIGDVMGKGVPAGLIMTMTRGMLRAEVLNRHTPARILQHLNRVMYADLENNNRFVTLFYSEYDPNTGILSYSNAAHNPPLLWKASDRAIEKLDSWGMLIGLDTDSEYEDAQTQLAPGDVVMYYTDGFTDAVNQNGSRFDEENLLRAFEWGCQHCHHPQAILEHLFDSVQDFIGAGNTNGDDMTLVIMQIQSTR; encoded by the coding sequence ATGACTGCTGCTCCTCTCCCACGCCACCAGTTATCCCCGGATCTTAATCATAGCGATGGTAATCTCATCGCTGAAGGTACGCCAATTTTGGCACTAAAAGAATTGGTGGCAAATTTACACCGCGAACAGCGTAAAGTCCAAAATTTATTAAGTTCTCTAGGGTTTGCTCTGCGTAGCTTCAATAACTTAAATCAGTTTTTGGAGTTAATTCCTTTGATGGCAACTAGGGTAACTGATGCTGATGGCGGTGCTTTAATTTTGTTTAAACCAAATGGTCAAATTCGTCTGGAAAGATTGCACTGCGTAGAAGGTAATACTTGTCAAGATATTCGTCAAGCTTTAGAGCAAGCAATTAAAGCGGCGACGGTGGATCGCCAAGCTAGCCAAAATGAGTCTTTTACCGATCGCCTCGACGAGCAATTAAAAGAAATTCTTGGTTCTCAAGTACACAGTTTTGGTACGCCAATTTTGGTGAAGAGTGTGGAAAGAGGACGTTTATATATTTTTAGCGGCGATCGCGATTATCTTTGGACTCCCACCAGACAAAAGTTGGTTCAATTGGTGGCAGATCAAACGGCTGTGGCGATCGCTAACCATGAGTTAACTGTTGAGTTACGCAAAAAAGAACGTCTCGATCGCGAGTTGGAAATTGCTTCGGAAATTCAGCTTCAACTTTTACCCCGCAAATGCCCGAAAATTAAAGGTGTAGAATTGGCAGCCGCTTGTAAAACGGCTAATCGGGTTGGGGGTGATTATTATGATTTTATTCCTGCTAATTACGACCAGCTTAAGTTTCAACAAGAAAATGAGGAAGAAGAGGTAACTTCTGTTCCTTGGAGTATCGTGATTGGTGATGTGATGGGAAAAGGTGTTCCGGCTGGTTTGATCATGACGATGACTAGAGGAATGCTGCGTGCGGAAGTTCTTAACCGTCACACTCCGGCGCGAATTTTACAACATTTGAATCGGGTAATGTATGCCGATTTAGAAAATAATAATCGGTTTGTCACTTTGTTTTATTCGGAGTATGACCCGAATACAGGTATCCTTTCTTATAGTAATGCTGCTCACAATCCTCCTTTGTTATGGAAGGCTAGCGATCGCGCCATTGAAAAACTTGATAGTTGGGGAATGTTGATCGGTTTGGATACTGATTCTGAGTATGAAGATGCTCAAACTCAGTTAGCTCCAGGAGATGTGGTGATGTACTATACTGATGGCTTTACTGATGCGGTTAATCAAAATGGTTCTCGTTTTGATGAGGAAAATTTGCTTCGCGCTTTTGAGTGGGGCTGTCAGCATTGCCATCATCCTCAAGCAATTCTCGAACATTTGTTTGATTCGGTACAAGATTTTATTGGTGCTGGGAATACTAATGGTGATGATATGACTTTGGTGATTATGCAGATACAATCTACTCGATAA
- a CDS encoding FHA domain-containing protein, with amino-acid sequence MIVCPNCNHSNPDGAMQCEACYTPLPSQTTNCPNCGTDVLPDATFCGQCGYNLQGNAETETGISPEPLPPTQIGGSSPDPEAAPTPPPTIASAPDPVSSTPTPPPVPDPVSSTPTPPPVPDPPDPVTPTPTPPPSPVRSSGGAATQLQLQTASLLHVQTDQTFELPQNLSVIHIGKPNDKVPPDIDVAGLPDSDIVSRIHADLRVEGDNYYLEDVGSSNGTYVNHTPLLPGNRHKLRPGDRLALGKGDKVTFIFQLSS; translated from the coding sequence ATGATTGTTTGTCCTAATTGCAATCACTCAAACCCAGATGGAGCAATGCAATGCGAAGCTTGTTACACTCCTTTACCTAGTCAAACCACGAACTGTCCTAACTGTGGCACTGATGTCCTCCCAGATGCGACTTTCTGCGGTCAGTGTGGTTACAATTTGCAAGGTAATGCAGAAACGGAAACAGGTATTTCACCCGAGCCCTTACCACCGACACAAATTGGCGGTAGTTCCCCAGATCCAGAAGCTGCACCTACGCCTCCACCGACGATCGCCAGCGCTCCCGATCCGGTATCCTCAACGCCCACACCACCCCCAGTACCCGATCCGGTATCCTCAACGCCCACACCACCCCCAGTACCCGATCCTCCCGATCCGGTCACACCAACTCCGACACCGCCACCTTCTCCTGTTCGTTCTAGTGGTGGTGCGGCTACTCAGCTACAGTTACAGACGGCTAGTTTGCTGCACGTCCAAACTGACCAAACTTTTGAATTACCTCAAAATCTCTCGGTCATTCATATTGGTAAACCTAACGATAAAGTACCGCCGGATATTGATGTAGCAGGGCTTCCTGATTCGGATATTGTTTCCCGCATTCACGCCGATCTTCGTGTTGAAGGGGATAATTATTATCTTGAAGATGTGGGTAGTTCTAACGGTACTTACGTTAATCACACTCCTTTACTCCCAGGTAATAGACATAAGTTGCGTCCAGGCGATCGCCTTGCTTTGGGTAAGGGTGATAAGGTTACTTTCATCTTTCAACTTTCTTCTTAA
- a CDS encoding site-2 protease family protein, which yields MQGNWQIGSLFGIPLYIDSSWFLILAFVTIINAGEVNANNLSQGNLFLGWVTGLIMALLLFGSVLLHELGHSLVAKAQGIPVKSITLFLFGGIASIDRESKTPGQAFQVAIAGPAVSVALFGLFLGLHQLWTTGILEYLTLDLARINLVLAIFNLIPGLPLDGGQVLKAAVWKVTGSRFTGMRFASSSGKLIGLLGIGLGLFLILLTGAFSAIWITFIAWFVFRNANAYDRLTKLQESLIEMVASEAMTREFRVVNANLSLREFAQEYILGESFNPIPYFAASDGRYRGMISLQELQLVERSQWEILTLQNIARPLTEIPSVEEKTCLVEVIEKLEVENLTRITVLSPAGAVAGIIDRGDIVKAVAEKEHLPIPEAEIKRVKAEGTYPQNFQLQAIAKMIKD from the coding sequence ATGCAAGGAAATTGGCAAATTGGCTCTTTATTTGGCATCCCTCTTTATATAGATTCTTCGTGGTTTTTAATTTTAGCTTTTGTAACAATTATTAATGCTGGCGAAGTAAATGCCAATAATTTATCTCAGGGTAATCTATTTTTGGGTTGGGTAACTGGTTTAATCATGGCTTTGTTGCTTTTTGGTTCGGTGTTGCTACACGAACTCGGTCATAGTTTGGTAGCCAAAGCTCAAGGAATTCCAGTAAAATCAATTACGTTATTTTTGTTTGGGGGTATAGCTTCGATCGATCGAGAATCAAAAACTCCCGGTCAAGCATTTCAAGTAGCGATCGCGGGTCCTGCGGTTAGTGTAGCTTTATTTGGTTTATTTTTAGGATTACATCAGCTTTGGACTACAGGAATTCTGGAATACTTAACTTTAGATTTAGCAAGAATTAATTTAGTTTTAGCAATTTTCAATTTAATTCCTGGTTTACCTTTAGATGGAGGTCAGGTCTTAAAAGCTGCGGTTTGGAAAGTAACAGGATCTCGCTTTACCGGAATGCGTTTTGCTTCTTCATCTGGCAAATTAATTGGTTTATTAGGAATTGGCTTAGGTTTATTTTTAATTCTCTTAACAGGTGCTTTTAGCGCAATCTGGATTACTTTTATTGCTTGGTTTGTTTTCCGCAATGCAAACGCTTACGATCGCCTCACTAAACTGCAAGAAAGTTTAATTGAGATGGTAGCTTCCGAAGCAATGACTCGGGAATTTCGGGTGGTTAATGCTAACTTAAGTTTACGCGAGTTTGCTCAAGAATATATCCTCGGAGAAAGTTTCAATCCCATCCCTTATTTTGCTGCTTCTGACGGTCGCTATCGGGGAATGATTTCTCTCCAAGAGTTGCAGTTGGTAGAACGCAGTCAATGGGAAATTCTTACATTACAAAATATTGCTCGTCCCTTGACAGAAATACCTTCTGTAGAAGAAAAAACTTGTTTAGTCGAGGTAATTGAAAAACTGGAAGTAGAAAACTTAACTCGGATTACAGTTCTTTCTCCCGCAGGTGCTGTAGCAGGAATAATCGATCGCGGGGATATTGTCAAAGCAGTAGCTGAGAAAGAACATTTACCGATTCCCGAAGCCGAAATTAAACGAGTGAAAGCTGAAGGAACGTATCCGCAAAACTTTCAGTTACAAGCGATCGCCAAAATGATTAAAGATTAG
- a CDS encoding cation:proton antiporter subunit C translates to MLEACVLATILIGFFGIIFKKNLLMKIVSMDIMSTGVIAYYVAVASREGLFAPIIATTGDFPQYSDPVPQAVILTAIVIGFSIQALMLVGVMKLARDNPTLESEEIEKNNTP, encoded by the coding sequence GTGTTAGAAGCCTGCGTACTTGCAACGATATTAATCGGATTTTTTGGCATAATTTTCAAAAAGAACCTGCTCATGAAGATTGTCTCAATGGATATCATGAGTACAGGAGTTATCGCCTACTACGTCGCGGTGGCATCGCGCGAAGGCTTATTTGCACCAATTATTGCCACAACTGGGGATTTTCCCCAATACTCAGATCCCGTTCCCCAAGCGGTCATTTTGACAGCAATTGTCATCGGCTTTTCCATTCAGGCGCTCATGCTCGTCGGTGTGATGAAATTAGCGCGGGATAATCCAACTTTAGAAAGCGAAGAAATAGAAAAAAACAACACGCCATGA
- the nusB gene encoding transcription antitermination factor NusB, translating into MKSQKRPRRIARELALLSLSQISGKPEKLAERQLNDLVVAALRTLRGEMQEALETAVAEVIRGSDRLKNSETNAATLSSARAMVTEAIELTQSAINRLGTAIDLPVFIQLAEERTQVRSYAVEIISTVYRRREEIDVILSEAIVNWQLNRLPKIDRDILRIAVAEILFLNTEEQVAINEAVELAKSYSDDEGRRLINGVLRRVSNKIETKAGV; encoded by the coding sequence ATGAAAAGTCAAAAAAGACCTCGCCGCATCGCCCGCGAGTTAGCTTTGTTAAGCTTAAGTCAAATTAGCGGTAAACCAGAAAAATTAGCAGAGCGACAACTAAATGATTTGGTAGTTGCAGCGCTGCGTACTCTCAGAGGCGAAATGCAAGAAGCTCTGGAAACCGCAGTCGCCGAAGTGATTCGAGGCAGCGATCGCCTGAAAAATAGCGAAACGAATGCTGCTACACTTAGCAGTGCTAGGGCAATGGTGACAGAAGCAATTGAACTGACTCAAAGTGCGATTAACCGTTTGGGAACAGCTATCGACTTACCAGTATTTATTCAATTGGCTGAGGAACGTACTCAAGTACGCTCTTATGCTGTAGAAATAATCAGTACTGTCTACCGGAGACGAGAAGAAATTGATGTTATTCTCTCTGAAGCAATAGTGAACTGGCAACTTAATCGCCTCCCGAAAATCGATCGCGATATTCTCCGCATTGCTGTAGCAGAAATTTTATTTCTCAATACTGAGGAACAAGTGGCGATTAATGAAGCCGTGGAACTCGCCAAATCTTATTCTGATGACGAAGGACGACGCTTGATTAATGGTGTTTTGCGCCGAGTTAGTAATAAAATCGAAACTAAAGCGGGCGTTTGA